A region from the Melioribacter roseus P3M-2 genome encodes:
- a CDS encoding mechanosensitive ion channel family protein: MKDSIEKLMEEYPIVAENIKFLGILLLAVIAYFLTKNILLRLIKKFVRHTKTELDDILLHDRVLKNVSYIAPLIIIKLFAYTIPSIENFIHVVINALIVLLIIFTISGFLTGFTEVLSRMEKFKEKPVKGYIQVVKIIVYIFGGVIFISTLLGESPWALLGGLSALTAVLVLVFRDTILSFVASVQISSYDLVKVGDWIEVPKYGADGDVIDISLNVIKIQNWDKTITVIPTYKLIEDSFKNWRGMTLSGGRRIKRSVYIDQSSIKFCTEEMIAKFERIQLLKDYIKNKREEIKKYNEERNIDDSVLVNGRRMTNVGTFRAYLKEYLLQREDINKDMTFLVRHLPPGPQGLPIEIYVFTKTTNWNEYEEIQSNIFDHILAVIPQFELRVFQNPTGHDIKEAVNSLKELK; this comes from the coding sequence ATGAAGGATAGCATAGAAAAACTGATGGAAGAATATCCAATTGTAGCCGAGAACATAAAATTTCTCGGTATTCTTCTGCTTGCGGTTATTGCATACTTTTTGACCAAAAACATACTACTAAGATTAATTAAAAAATTCGTGCGGCACACAAAAACCGAACTCGACGATATACTTCTGCACGACCGGGTTCTTAAAAACGTTTCTTATATAGCTCCGCTAATAATAATAAAACTGTTCGCGTATACAATTCCTTCGATTGAAAATTTCATTCACGTTGTTATTAATGCGCTCATTGTACTCTTAATAATCTTTACGATTAGCGGATTTTTGACGGGTTTCACTGAAGTATTGAGCCGGATGGAAAAGTTCAAAGAAAAGCCCGTTAAAGGATATATACAGGTAGTCAAAATAATCGTATACATTTTCGGCGGAGTAATTTTCATATCCACATTACTGGGCGAATCCCCCTGGGCTTTGCTAGGAGGATTGAGCGCTTTAACTGCGGTGCTGGTACTGGTTTTCAGAGACACAATCCTTTCGTTCGTTGCAAGCGTTCAGATTTCCTCGTACGACCTTGTTAAAGTCGGCGACTGGATTGAAGTTCCCAAATACGGAGCGGACGGAGATGTGATCGATATTTCTCTGAATGTGATCAAAATCCAAAACTGGGACAAAACCATTACGGTAATTCCCACTTATAAATTGATCGAAGATTCCTTTAAGAATTGGAGAGGTATGACTCTCTCAGGCGGCAGAAGAATTAAAAGATCGGTTTATATCGATCAATCGAGCATTAAATTCTGCACCGAAGAAATGATAGCAAAATTCGAACGTATTCAATTATTGAAAGATTATATAAAGAATAAACGAGAAGAAATTAAAAAATATAACGAAGAACGCAACATTGACGATTCGGTTCTCGTCAACGGCAGAAGAATGACTAACGTAGGTACTTTCAGGGCATATCTCAAAGAATATCTTCTTCAACGAGAAGATATCAATAAAGATATGACGTTCCTTGTCAGGCATTTACCGCCGGGACCTCAAGGTTTGCCGATTGAAATTTATGTTTTCACAAAAACAACCAACTGGAATGAATACGAAGAAATTCAATCGAATATATTCGATCACATACTTGCCGTTATCCCTCAATTCGAACTGCGAGTGTTTCAAAATCCGACCGGACACGATATTAAAGAAGCGGTAAATTCATTAAAAGAATTGAAATGA
- a CDS encoding EamA family transporter, with translation MAWAAICLIWGTTYLAIRIGVEDLPPLLFAGFRWFLAGPILFLFLIKKGCRLPGWQDIKRSAVVGILLLGFGNGFVVFSEQWIPSGLAALLITTVPFWIVGIESFYVRGSNLNMKIIIGLLAGMSGVTLIFGSNIISIFDPHYIKGVAGLFVAVTSWSVGTVYSKYNATEVHPLMSAAVQMTIAGTLMTSVSLIIGEHKNLTFTPESVAAFFYLLIVGSLIGYGSYIYAIEHLPVSFVSTYAYINPVIAIFLGWLVLDEVINLELFLSSAIILSGVYLVKRGSVEARTKLSRTDR, from the coding sequence TTGGCTTGGGCCGCCATCTGCTTGATTTGGGGTACCACATATCTGGCAATCAGAATTGGAGTGGAAGACCTGCCTCCGTTGCTTTTTGCGGGATTCCGGTGGTTTCTTGCAGGACCCATTTTATTCCTATTCCTTATTAAAAAGGGCTGCCGCCTACCCGGCTGGCAGGACATTAAGCGTTCTGCGGTTGTAGGTATTCTGCTGTTGGGATTCGGAAACGGATTTGTTGTCTTTTCGGAACAATGGATACCGAGCGGCTTAGCTGCGCTTCTGATTACCACTGTTCCTTTTTGGATAGTGGGAATAGAATCGTTTTATGTCAGAGGTTCCAATTTGAATATGAAAATTATTATCGGTTTGCTTGCCGGCATGTCGGGCGTAACGCTTATCTTCGGCAGCAATATCATTAGCATATTCGATCCGCATTATATTAAAGGCGTTGCCGGACTTTTCGTTGCCGTAACGAGCTGGTCGGTTGGCACCGTTTATTCAAAGTATAATGCTACGGAAGTTCACCCTTTAATGAGCGCCGCCGTACAGATGACAATTGCCGGTACGTTGATGACTTCGGTTAGTCTTATTATCGGCGAACATAAAAATTTAACTTTTACTCCCGAAAGCGTTGCGGCGTTTTTCTATCTGTTGATTGTAGGCTCGTTGATAGGATACGGCTCTTATATCTATGCAATCGAGCATTTGCCCGTTTCTTTCGTTTCAACGTATGCTTATATCAATCCGGTTATAGCGATATTTTTAGGCTGGCTGGTTTTGGACGAAGTAATTAATCTGGAATTGTTTTTGTCTTCCGCAATAATCTTGTCCGGCGTCTATCTTGTAAAAAGAGGCAGCGTCGAGGCAAGAACGAAATTAAGCAGGACGGACAGATAA
- a CDS encoding alpha/beta fold hydrolase, giving the protein MKTNINGIAVYTYGDPKNKPIVFVHGFPYDHTMWEGQVKELQNEYYCVTYDVRGLGKSYIGDGQYTMEFYVDDLFMVVKEMKLRKPVLCGLSMGGYIALRAIERNQNKFRALILCDTRAEADNNEGKIKRSANIDTINTKGLETFINKFVPTCFAKEAVKDKEEYYSSTLEKAHRNNPTGVKGAILAIMSRTDTTHVLPEIKIPTLVLCGSFDRLTPHQTMRKMAEQIPGSEFAIIPLSGHMSPVENPGAVNDLIKGFLKRRI; this is encoded by the coding sequence ATGAAAACCAATATTAACGGTATAGCGGTTTATACTTACGGCGATCCGAAAAATAAACCGATAGTATTCGTACACGGTTTTCCTTACGACCATACAATGTGGGAAGGTCAGGTTAAAGAACTCCAAAACGAATATTATTGCGTAACCTACGACGTCAGAGGATTGGGCAAAAGCTATATAGGCGACGGACAATATACCATGGAATTCTACGTTGACGATTTGTTCATGGTGGTCAAAGAAATGAAACTTCGCAAACCGGTATTGTGCGGATTGTCGATGGGCGGATATATAGCTCTCAGAGCAATTGAAAGGAATCAGAATAAATTCAGGGCGCTAATACTTTGCGATACAAGAGCCGAAGCCGACAATAACGAAGGCAAAATCAAACGCTCGGCAAATATCGACACGATCAATACCAAGGGACTCGAAACATTTATTAATAAATTCGTTCCGACATGCTTTGCCAAAGAGGCTGTTAAAGATAAAGAAGAGTATTACTCATCCACTCTCGAAAAAGCTCACAGGAATAATCCGACGGGGGTCAAAGGAGCGATTTTGGCGATAATGAGCCGAACCGACACAACGCACGTTCTGCCCGAAATAAAAATTCCCACTCTTGTATTATGCGGTTCTTTCGACCGATTAACTCCTCACCAAACAATGCGAAAAATGGCCGAACAAATACCCGGTTCCGAATTTGCAATAATCCCCCTTTCGGGACATATGTCGCCGGTCGAAAATCCTGGCGCGGTAAACGATTTAATAAAAGGATTTCTGAAAAGAAGAATCTAG